One segment of Methanolinea sp. DNA contains the following:
- a CDS encoding methanogenesis marker 17 protein, which translates to MEAVEYFEVECPEPAGREYYRKIAEVVLLDHNLLRVIHKLHILIDPRVPIFIAAGTTRKLPGVVRVRDFSDVSVKDADVTISIADETYLAPLLRVLWEKFGKDRVDQPDRFTVVVTRGEGGEEAAIPELEVYDPSESIYKDLIYALQVIQPEGFKVRRHYYGRNRFSLVASEDTLPEDIERTVAEKFALMGVEE; encoded by the coding sequence ATGGAGGCAGTCGAGTACTTCGAGGTGGAATGCCCCGAGCCCGCGGGGAGGGAGTACTACAGGAAGATCGCCGAGGTCGTCCTCCTCGACCACAACCTCCTGCGGGTCATCCACAAGCTCCACATCCTCATCGACCCGAGGGTCCCGATATTCATCGCGGCCGGCACCACGAGGAAACTCCCCGGCGTCGTGCGGGTGAGGGACTTCTCCGACGTGAGCGTGAAGGACGCGGACGTGACCATCTCGATCGCGGACGAGACGTACCTCGCGCCGCTCCTCCGCGTCCTCTGGGAGAAGTTCGGGAAGGACCGCGTGGACCAGCCCGACAGGTTCACGGTCGTCGTCACCCGCGGGGAGGGCGGGGAGGAGGCCGCGATCCCCGAGCTCGAGGTCTATGACCCGAGCGAGTCCATCTACAAGGACCTCATCTACGCCCTGCAGGTCATCCAGCCCGAGGGCTTCAAGGTGCGGAGGCATTACTACGGGAGGAACAGGTTCTCCCTCGTCGCGAGCGAGGACACGCTCCCCGAGGACATCGAGCGGACCGTTGCGGAGAAGTTCGCGCTGATGGGGGTGGAGGAGTGA
- a CDS encoding methanogenesis marker 7 protein — protein MTHVPVTYKGGIYRHDEIVDLIEDLGGYIIQKHVIAQEVVLQALVPREDIDLIRRIGKPLTGEVTPSPLVGTEIAVVSPSLEIHHLPHASCDVAEYIRRFGAKTNMVGLARGFGKRIAQLNDEERDIINEHDLAVYLLGDFEACIERKFPVLRRGIDVPIVLCGGPPTEALRRIVDPPVEGYVGGIGRFMHRTKESAEIEKLEEVVAEVTRVLDRRRDELARDPLSISPARLMDIIAENVEEIHSVLSPTPLTVQMRGLRVKLPYDTFAPVIRGIEVDSGVTVGDIAVVSPSRMRDYILVRVKPFSETNLVL, from the coding sequence GTGACGCACGTCCCCGTGACCTACAAGGGCGGCATTTACAGGCACGACGAGATCGTCGACCTGATCGAGGACCTCGGCGGGTACATCATCCAGAAACACGTCATCGCGCAGGAGGTCGTCCTCCAGGCCCTCGTCCCCCGCGAGGACATCGACCTCATCAGGAGGATAGGAAAGCCCCTCACCGGCGAGGTCACCCCCTCGCCCCTCGTGGGCACCGAGATCGCGGTCGTCTCCCCCTCGCTCGAGATCCACCACCTCCCCCACGCCTCCTGCGACGTCGCCGAGTACATCCGCCGGTTCGGGGCGAAGACCAACATGGTGGGGCTCGCGAGGGGGTTTGGCAAGAGGATCGCGCAGCTGAACGACGAGGAGAGGGACATCATCAACGAGCACGACCTCGCCGTCTACCTCCTCGGCGACTTCGAGGCCTGCATCGAGAGGAAGTTCCCGGTCCTCCGGAGGGGCATCGACGTCCCGATCGTCCTCTGCGGCGGCCCCCCCACGGAGGCACTCCGGAGAATAGTCGACCCCCCCGTCGAGGGGTACGTGGGGGGCATCGGGCGGTTCATGCACAGGACAAAGGAATCTGCGGAGATAGAGAAGCTCGAGGAGGTCGTCGCGGAGGTCACGCGCGTCCTCGACCGCCGGCGCGACGAGCTCGCGCGGGACCCGCTCTCGATCTCGCCCGCGCGCCTGATGGATATCATCGCGGAGAACGTGGAGGAGATCCATTCCGTCCTCTCACCTACCCCCCTCACCGTCCAGATGAGGGGGCTCCGGGTGAAGCTCCCCTACGACACGTTCGCACCGGTCATCCGGGGGATCGAGGTCGACTCGGGGGTCACTGTCGGAGACATCGCCGTGGTATCTCCCTCCCGCATGAGGGACTACATCCTCGTGCGCGTGAAACCGTTCTCCGAGACGAACCTCGTGCTCTGA
- a CDS encoding FxLYD domain-containing protein, translated as MGNRTGTPGMGTLAVTVLILFAAAALSGCISARDLVPEPPPPGIPSPAPTTPPQADSGRTVPLVETGYGAGEEAPRHLVATPYGYVLTRPSPRTRISIIEVREETVGDGEKILAGKIKNDEPATIGHITVQFNLYNANGQLVGNTYASVNSLAPQKTWKFATQPFPARDYHHYELAEIFTA; from the coding sequence ATGGGAAATCGCACCGGGACGCCGGGGATGGGAACGCTCGCGGTGACCGTGCTCATCCTTTTCGCGGCCGCCGCTCTTTCGGGGTGCATATCGGCAAGGGACCTCGTTCCCGAGCCCCCGCCGCCCGGCATCCCGTCGCCCGCGCCGACGACTCCCCCGCAGGCCGATTCCGGGCGAACCGTCCCCCTCGTGGAGACCGGTTACGGGGCCGGGGAAGAGGCTCCCCGTCACCTCGTGGCGACACCTTACGGGTACGTCCTCACCCGCCCATCACCACGCACCCGGATCTCGATCATCGAGGTGCGGGAGGAGACGGTCGGGGACGGGGAGAAGATCCTCGCGGGGAAGATAAAGAACGACGAGCCGGCCACGATCGGACATATCACCGTCCAGTTCAACCTCTACAACGCGAACGGCCAGCTCGTCGGGAACACCTACGCGAGCGTGAACTCCCTTGCCCCCCAGAAGACGTGGAAGTTCGCGACGCAGCCGTTCCCCGCGAGGGACTACCACCACTACGAGCTCGCGGAGATATTCACTGCGTGA
- a CDS encoding carboxymuconolactone decarboxylase family protein → MTRDDLFVFEQTLKEIVSRGGEETAREWMENIEAEYGHAPLIFKRMAERPEVLISHLLYKGAVTRTSSLDPKYVELISMAVGAALRCRHCTSYHMQAAAKKGATREEILEVILLAGLISNSSVLANAYRIFDEKMAGCLPCHSEGIEERGR, encoded by the coding sequence ATGACACGCGATGACCTTTTCGTATTCGAGCAGACACTGAAGGAGATCGTCTCGCGGGGCGGGGAAGAGACGGCACGCGAGTGGATGGAGAACATCGAGGCGGAGTACGGCCACGCCCCCCTCATATTCAAGCGGATGGCCGAGAGGCCCGAGGTCCTCATCTCGCACCTCCTCTACAAGGGAGCCGTGACGCGGACGAGCTCGCTCGACCCGAAATACGTCGAGCTGATCAGCATGGCCGTCGGCGCGGCGCTGCGGTGCCGGCACTGCACGAGCTACCACATGCAGGCAGCCGCGAAGAAGGGTGCGACGCGCGAGGAGATCCTCGAGGTCATCCTCCTCGCGGGGCTCATCTCGAACTCTTCCGTCCTCGCGAACGCGTACAGGATCTTCGACGAGAAGATGGCGGGATGCCTCCCGTGCCACTCGGAGGGGATCGAGGAGCGCGGTCGCTAG
- a CDS encoding YgiQ family radical SAM protein, producing MRKKQPRFLPVSMEEARRLGIDEFDVVIVSGDAYVDHPSFPAAVIGRVLWDAGFSVGIIPQPDWRGSTDFLALGTPRLFFAVAPGACDSMVNNYTPAKKRRSTDVYSPGGRPSRPDRAALVYADKLHALFPEVPVVLGGIEASLRRFAHYDYWSDRVRQSVLADAPADILVFGMGEAQVVEIARRISAGLLPGDGRPIPGTVEKVSPAEFEEERYPGLVEIPPYTVVAEDPREYARAFAVHYGEQDPFRGRPVAQRHPKCVIVQNPPAKPLSPQALDAIYELPFAREAHPSYDLPIPALEPVRFSLVSHRGCFGGCSFCAIAHHQGRIIQSRSIESLVREASRLASLRGFSGVISDVGGPTANMYGMRCDRWEKEGTCAERRCTPACPRLHTSHAPFRQLLSRLSAVPGVRKVLVSSGVRHDLLAADGYSILRDLCEYHVPGHLKVAPEHVSPRVLSLMGKPGIGVFLEFCGEFGRLQEGKGKKSYILPYFMSGHPGCTVADMIALAEFARDHRIRVEQVQDFTPTPMTVSTCMYHTGLDPFTMEPVHVPRGREKRIQRALLQYWDPRNRALVREALLAAGRGDLVGQSEKCLVAGNGKERFLAREPSDRAPRSPPSGTGGIPPSSRRRSCTRSRGRKSSR from the coding sequence GTGAGGAAGAAACAGCCGCGTTTCCTCCCCGTCAGCATGGAGGAGGCAAGAAGACTCGGCATCGACGAGTTCGACGTCGTCATCGTGAGCGGCGATGCCTACGTCGACCACCCCTCCTTCCCCGCGGCGGTCATCGGCCGCGTCCTCTGGGACGCGGGGTTCTCCGTGGGGATCATCCCCCAGCCGGACTGGCGGGGGAGCACGGACTTCCTCGCCCTCGGTACCCCCCGCCTCTTCTTCGCGGTCGCGCCCGGCGCCTGCGATTCCATGGTGAACAACTACACCCCGGCGAAGAAGAGGCGCTCGACGGACGTGTATTCCCCCGGGGGGAGACCGTCGCGGCCAGACCGTGCGGCACTCGTGTACGCGGACAAGCTCCACGCGCTCTTCCCGGAGGTCCCGGTCGTCCTCGGGGGGATAGAAGCGTCGCTGCGGCGGTTTGCCCACTACGACTACTGGTCGGACAGGGTCCGCCAGTCGGTGCTCGCGGACGCGCCCGCAGACATCCTCGTCTTCGGGATGGGGGAGGCGCAGGTCGTGGAGATCGCAAGGAGGATCTCCGCAGGGCTCCTCCCCGGCGATGGCCGCCCGATTCCCGGGACGGTCGAGAAAGTCTCCCCCGCGGAATTCGAGGAGGAGAGGTATCCCGGCCTCGTGGAGATCCCCCCGTACACCGTCGTCGCGGAGGATCCCCGCGAGTACGCGCGCGCGTTTGCCGTCCACTACGGGGAACAGGACCCGTTCCGCGGGAGGCCCGTCGCCCAGAGGCACCCTAAGTGCGTGATCGTCCAGAATCCCCCCGCAAAGCCGCTCTCCCCGCAGGCCCTCGACGCGATCTACGAGCTCCCGTTCGCGAGGGAGGCCCACCCCTCCTACGACCTCCCCATCCCCGCGCTCGAGCCTGTCCGTTTCTCGCTCGTCAGCCACCGGGGATGCTTCGGCGGCTGCTCGTTCTGCGCGATCGCGCACCACCAGGGGCGGATCATCCAGAGCAGGAGCATCGAGTCGCTCGTCCGGGAAGCAAGCCGCCTCGCCTCTCTCCGCGGTTTCTCAGGGGTGATCTCCGACGTGGGCGGACCGACCGCGAACATGTACGGGATGAGGTGCGACAGGTGGGAGAAAGAAGGGACCTGCGCGGAGAGGAGGTGCACGCCCGCCTGCCCGCGCCTGCACACCTCGCACGCGCCGTTCCGGCAACTCCTCTCCCGGCTCTCGGCGGTCCCCGGGGTGAGGAAGGTCCTCGTGAGCTCCGGGGTCCGCCACGACCTCCTCGCCGCGGACGGGTACTCCATCCTCCGGGACCTCTGCGAGTACCACGTCCCGGGGCATCTCAAGGTGGCCCCCGAGCACGTCTCGCCGCGCGTGCTCTCCCTCATGGGGAAGCCCGGCATCGGCGTGTTCCTCGAGTTCTGCGGGGAATTCGGGAGACTGCAGGAGGGGAAGGGGAAGAAGAGCTACATCCTCCCCTACTTCATGTCGGGACACCCCGGCTGCACCGTCGCCGACATGATCGCCCTCGCGGAGTTCGCGCGGGACCACCGCATCCGGGTCGAGCAGGTCCAGGACTTCACACCGACGCCGATGACGGTCTCCACGTGCATGTACCACACGGGTCTCGACCCGTTCACGATGGAGCCTGTCCACGTTCCCCGCGGGAGGGAGAAGAGGATCCAGAGGGCCCTCCTCCAGTACTGGGACCCAAGGAACAGGGCGCTCGTCCGGGAGGCCCTCCTCGCGGCCGGGAGGGGAGACCTCGTAGGGCAAAGCGAGAAGTGCCTCGTGGCCGGGAACGGGAAAGAGAGGTTTTTGGCGCGGGAGCCTAGCGACCGCGCTCCTCGATCCCCTCCGAGTGGCACGGGAGGCATCCCGCCATCTTCTCGTCGAAGATCCTGTACGCGTTCGCGAGGACGGAAGAGTTCGAGATGA
- a CDS encoding DNA-binding protein, which yields MQIAEGRVGRVFLLRVDHGEDLLAALEACIAEKEIRSGLVHVLGAVRSARLVTGPEEPVLPPVPHREEIGDGWEIVGFGTISWEGGRPRVHLHAGAGRGTRAVTGCVRDAAEVYVVVEAVILEVAGIETERVPDPLTGLSLPRHVPGGPG from the coding sequence GTGCAGATCGCTGAGGGCCGGGTCGGGCGCGTCTTCCTCCTCCGCGTCGACCACGGCGAGGACCTGCTCGCGGCGCTGGAAGCGTGCATCGCAGAGAAGGAGATCCGCAGCGGCCTCGTCCACGTCCTCGGTGCAGTCCGTTCTGCCCGCCTCGTGACCGGGCCCGAGGAACCGGTCCTCCCGCCGGTCCCCCACCGCGAGGAGATCGGAGACGGCTGGGAGATCGTCGGCTTTGGGACCATCTCGTGGGAAGGGGGGAGACCCCGCGTCCACCTCCACGCGGGGGCCGGGCGGGGCACGCGCGCGGTGACAGGGTGCGTGAGGGACGCGGCCGAGGTGTACGTCGTCGTCGAGGCGGTGATACTCGAGGTCGCGGGGATCGAGACGGAAAGGGTCCCCGATCCCCTCACCGGGCTCTCCCTCCCCCGCCACGTCCCGGGAGGGCCCGGGTGA